One part of the Oncorhynchus clarkii lewisi isolate Uvic-CL-2024 chromosome 7, UVic_Ocla_1.0, whole genome shotgun sequence genome encodes these proteins:
- the LOC139413946 gene encoding protein phosphatase 1 regulatory subunit 3D-like, which produces MMSSMASVGRPKAVSHGVVGKGKERTWFCGNDRLKTVSPCIKGKPRAVSPGMIGEQRAVPPWRPESMSPGVVGRDRAWSLGMLQNTSSYSSVTPCQTTTKTIRVTDILDSKPEPTKAPVKIRPPSPRPPPPKEPIFSCNLSSGPPVQPIIRRRAQSLPSVHERNRDRQVRFVDSLGLKLEEVKVFSKGEEPWIPPHVFSRLLMSAEMNSGRSLELSLPYFKPCFPENTGSQPGFVKRLVEQMVSLDQVLCSELGIIGKVQVLNLAFNKEVTIHYSFTNWRSSAETRACWVATLHRDQMEGPESDVFRFRLPVPPFILLPGAQLEFAVCYRVMGAEYWDNNDGNNYKLSCHSYTLTVPRECEDSIVHYT; this is translated from the coding sequence ATGATGAGCAGCATGGCCAGCGTGGGGAGGCCCAAAGCAGTGTCTCATGGTGTCGTtgggaaggggaaggagaggacatGGTTTTGTGGCAACGACAGGCTGAAAACAGTGTCTCCTTGCatcaaaggaaaacccagagctGTGTCTCCAGGCATGATAGGGGAGCAGAGGGCAGTGCCTCCTTGGAGGCCAGAGTCGATGTCTCCAGGTGTGGTAGGGAGAGATAGGGCATGGTCTCTTGGTATGCTCCAGAACACCAGCAGCTACAGCAGTGTGACCCCATGCCAGACCACTACTAAGACTATCCGAGTGACGGACATCTTGGACTCCAAACCAGAGCCAACCAAGGCCCCTGTCAAGATCCGGCCCCCTAGCCCTCGTCCCCCGCCCCCCAAGGAGCCCATTTTCAGTTGCAACCTGTCCAGTGGCCCTCCCGTCCAGCCCATCATAAGACGCAGGGCCCAGTCTTTGCCCTCGGTccacgagagaaacagagaccgcCAGGTACGCTTCGTGGACTCCTTGGGGCTGAAGCTGGAGGAAGTCAAGGTGTTCAGCAAAGGAGAGGAGCCTTGGATTCCCCCCCACGTCTTCTCCAGACTTCTCATGAGCGCTGAGATGAACTCAGGGCGGTCCCTGGAGCTTTCCTTGCCTTACTTCAAACCCTGCTTTCCCGAAAACACGGGCTCCCAGCCGGGGTTCGTTAAGCGCCTGGTGGAGCAGATGGTCTCTCTGGACCAGGTCCTGTGTTCTGAGCTGGGCATCATCGGCAAGGTGCAGGTCCTCAACCTGGCCTTCAACAAGGAGGTGACGATCCACTACTCCTTCACTAACTGGAGGAGCAGTGCTGAGACCAGAGCCTGCTGGGTGGCTACCCTCCACCGGGATCAGATGGAGGGACCAGAGTCTGATGTCTTCAGGTTCCGTCTGCCCGTCCCGCCCTTCATCCTGCTGCCTGGAGCCCAGCTGGAGTTCGCTGTGTGTTACAGAGTGATGGGAGCGGAGTACTGGGACAACAACGATGGGAACAACTACAAACTGTCCTGTCACAGCTACACACTCACTGTGCCCCGGGAGTGTGAGGACAGCATTGTGCACTACACCTGA